A stretch of DNA from Brevibacillus ruminantium:
GTCATCTGCGCTTTGCGGACGGGGCATGGATCGAGTACGACCAAAAAACGCATACGCTGACGATCGATCTGGAGAAACCGGATGGCATCGTTGTACTCAACGGTCGCCTGATCGTCAATGAACCACATAAAGGAGGTGCGTAACATGGGGTAATTGGCAGCTTTGGCGAGTTGGTTTTTGAAGTGTCATCGGAAAAAGTGCGCACCTTTCAAGACTTTTCCCGCTCGGCCTCATCCAGATGGGCGACTCACGGGCTGTTGGGCAGGAAGCCTTTGTCTGAATTTCTCGGGCCGGAGCTGGATGAAATCAGCTTTCGGATGCGTTTTGACGTTCAGCAGGGGATGAATCCCAAGCAGGAGATGGACAGACTCCTGGAGATGTGCCGCTCCGGTGTCGCCGAGACATTGATCATCGGGGGCATAGCACTCGGGATGGACCAGTGGATCGTGAAATCGGTCAAGCAGGGCTGGACGCTGGTGGATGGGGCGGGGCGGCTGCTTGTTGGAGAAGCAGATGTAACGCTGGAAGAATACATGAGGCGGTGAGGAGAAGTGCTAATGGAATATCTGGTACTAGCAAAGCAGAACGGCATCGATTTTGGAGCCGCCGGGGTGGAGATGATCTTGCAAAATGTTGCGATGATCCTGTCGACCACGGCGCATTCTTGTCCGCTGGACCGATCATTTGCCTGGAATCCCGACGCTGTGGATGCGCCGCTTCCTCTGGGAAAAGCGAGGGTAGCTGCCCGGATCACAGCGGCGATTCACGAATACGAACCGCGAGCCCGCGTCGTAGATGTAAGCTTTCAGGCGGACGGACTCAGCGGATCACTAAAACCAATTGTGAAGGTGAGGGTACATGACGAGATTTTCTCTACCTGAGGTAACATTTGCTGAGAAATCAGCACAGCAAATTGAAGCAGAGATTGTCGGCAGATTTGAGCAGGAAATGGGCGTCAAGCTGGCACAGGCGGACCCCCGGCGAAAATTTATCCAGGCCATCGTAGCTCTTCTGGCACAGCAGCGCTCCCTGATCGATTACAGTGCCAAGCAAAACCTGCTGGGCTATGCCAGCGGTCCTTTTCTGGATCATCTCGGTGCCGACAACGATACTCCCCGGCTGAAGCCGACGTATGCCAAGACAACCGTCCGTTTTCACCTGACTGTGCTCCTGCCGCAAATCATTCGCACCGGCACTCGCGTCACGGCGGGAGATGGCGTTTATTTCGCTACAACCAAGGAGGTATTTGTCAAAAGCGGACAGTCCTATGTCGATGCCGAGGTGCAATGCACGGTGCCGGGCAAAATCGGAAATGGGTACCTGCCCGGGCAATTGAAGCAACTGGTTGACCCGCTTCCCTGGGTCCAGTCTGTGGAAAATCTGACGAAGAGCGAGGGCGGGGCCGACGAGGAGGAAGACGACCCCTATGCGGAGCGCATTCATCAAGCGCCAGAGCGCTTTTCCGTAGCCGGACCGGAGGGGGCGTACGTCTACTGGGCGCGGACAGCCAGTCCCTTAATCGTCGATGTCTCCGTACTCAGTCCGTCTCCAGGAGTTGTTGAGATTCGGCCGCTTTTGGAAGGAGGGGTAATCCCCGAACAGGAAATCCTCGATCTGGTCTATGCGGCCTGCAACGAGCGAAAGGTTCGCCCGCTCACCGACAAAGTAGAAGTGGCTGCTCCTGAAGCCATTTTCTACGATTTGACCGTGCATTATTGGATCAGTGCGTCCCACAGCACGATTGCCACCCAGGTACAGACAAGGGTCGACCAAGCCGTTCTAGACTACCTGCAATGGCAAAAATCAAAGCAAGGAAGGGATATCGACCCCTCCGAGCTTGTCGCCCGGATGAAGAACGCCGGAGCCAAGCGCGTAGACGTGGCGTTGCCCGTCTATCAGAAAATCGAGCCTTACCAGGTGGCGCAGGACAAGCTGGTTCGTATCGAGTATAGGGGGTTGGAGCATGACTGATATCTATTCTGTCGCGCTGCTGGACATCCTGCCCGAAAGTTTGAAAAAAGATCGGGGAGTGCAGGCTTTGGCCGAAGCGATTACGCCGGAAATTCAGACCATATCAAGAGCCATCGCCGAAACCGTGCTTTTGCCGAGATTGGATGAGCTCCCCGAGGATGTCGTCGATTTGCTGGCGTGGCAACGGCATATCGACTTTTATGACACGACCCTGCCGCTGGAGAAAAAGCGGGAGCTCGTCCGGTACGCAGGCGAAGCGCATAAGCGGAAAGGAACCCCATGGGCGGTGGATCAGGTTGTATCTGCCGCCTTTGACGATTCGGTGGTTTCGGAGTGGTTTGAGTATGGCGGGGAGCCTTATTATTTTAAGGTGATGACGACGGATCGGATTACGAGTGAGAAGAAGTTGGCGGAGTTAATCCGTGCGATTCATTCGGTAAAAAACAAACGGAGCCGTCTGGAATCTATCGCCGTACGGCGGGATAACCGTCTGGAATTGTTTATAGGCGGAGCAGTGGCGACGATGAAAATTTCGACGATTAAACCAGCGAATGATACGGGAGGTGCATGAGATGGGAAAATTTAACGGATCGGTACTCACGGTGCAAGGTCTCGCACTGCAAACAAAGGCGCAATTAGGTGAAGCGACCATCCAATTTACGCGGATCGGCATTGGTGATGGGTATATAGAAGAAGAGCTTCGTACACTGAAAAAGCTGGTAAATGAAAGGAAATCACTTCCGATTATAAATATGAAAAATACGGGGGAAGGGCAAACAGCGATAACCGCCGCTTTAAATAACCAGGACCTGGCTTCTGGTTTCTATCTCAGAGAGATTGGTTTGTTTGCCCGAAACCCCGAAGAGGAGGAAGAAGAACTCCTCTATGCCGTTGCTTATGCGGGTGAACAGGCCGACTATTTGCCGCAAGGAAATGGGGCTGATGTCGTTGAGGAGATTATTCGGTTTATAACGGTGATTGGAAATGCTGCCGAAGTAACAGCACTGATTGACGAAAAAGCCCTTGTTACGGTTGATGTTTTCGAGCGTCATGTCCATGACAAAGAGATGCATATTTCCCGATCTGAGTTGCAAGCGGAACTTTCACTTCTAAGAAACCGCATTTTACTGATTGAATCAATTTTTCCGGATAACTTTA
This window harbors:
- a CDS encoding GPW/gp25 family protein, producing MEYLVLAKQNGIDFGAAGVEMILQNVAMILSTTAHSCPLDRSFAWNPDAVDAPLPLGKARVAARITAAIHEYEPRARVVDVSFQADGLSGSLKPIVKVRVHDEIFST
- a CDS encoding phage tail-collar fiber domain-containing protein, whose translation is MGKFNGSVLTVQGLALQTKAQLGEATIQFTRIGIGDGYIEEELRTLKKLVNERKSLPIINMKNTGEGQTAITAALNNQDLASGFYLREIGLFARNPEEEEEELLYAVAYAGEQADYLPQGNGADVVEEIIRFITVIGNAAEVTALIDEKALVTVDVFERHVHDKEMHISRSELQAELSLLRNRILLIESIFPDNFKHNHFYEDLDSLDAITLKRGFYNEAASRLEV
- a CDS encoding phage tail protein codes for the protein MRTFQDFSRSASSRWATHGLLGRKPLSEFLGPELDEISFRMRFDVQQGMNPKQEMDRLLEMCRSGVAETLIIGGIALGMDQWIVKSVKQGWTLVDGAGRLLVGEADVTLEEYMRR
- a CDS encoding phage tail protein I, coding for MTDIYSVALLDILPESLKKDRGVQALAEAITPEIQTISRAIAETVLLPRLDELPEDVVDLLAWQRHIDFYDTTLPLEKKRELVRYAGEAHKRKGTPWAVDQVVSAAFDDSVVSEWFEYGGEPYYFKVMTTDRITSEKKLAELIRAIHSVKNKRSRLESIAVRRDNRLELFIGGAVATMKISTIKPANDTGGA
- a CDS encoding baseplate assembly protein — translated: MTRFSLPEVTFAEKSAQQIEAEIVGRFEQEMGVKLAQADPRRKFIQAIVALLAQQRSLIDYSAKQNLLGYASGPFLDHLGADNDTPRLKPTYAKTTVRFHLTVLLPQIIRTGTRVTAGDGVYFATTKEVFVKSGQSYVDAEVQCTVPGKIGNGYLPGQLKQLVDPLPWVQSVENLTKSEGGADEEEDDPYAERIHQAPERFSVAGPEGAYVYWARTASPLIVDVSVLSPSPGVVEIRPLLEGGVIPEQEILDLVYAACNERKVRPLTDKVEVAAPEAIFYDLTVHYWISASHSTIATQVQTRVDQAVLDYLQWQKSKQGRDIDPSELVARMKNAGAKRVDVALPVYQKIEPYQVAQDKLVRIEYRGLEHD